In a genomic window of Salmo trutta chromosome 32, fSalTru1.1, whole genome shotgun sequence:
- the LOC115170704 gene encoding prostaglandin E2 receptor EP1 subtype-like produces MATVSALSSPSVLYHLPELNFSSCPCPSIQTLNATTLPPPINPPSFGLSCFTMTLGGLSNLSALGILAKSYVRFRQRAKAPFLLLVGALLLTDLAGNLIPGAFALHLHLGRSRRHRVAAGMRDTTEPAGMFCQLFGASLVFFGLCPLLLGSAMAVERCMGITQPLLHSALITVAHMRLVVLLLSSLALLLAGLPLVDVGSYTTQFPGTWCFLTVHGPLSMADASLALTFSGLGLTALSLSLICNTLSGLALLQARLSSQGIRTNTTAAPGRYGRTSSSPLRSLDVEMMAQLTMITMVSCVCWSPFLISISLLVGQFCRGGRGSSHTVRQSERLVLLGLRMATWNQILDPWVYILLRRAVLRRVFRILQSDSRSTPTQSSSCTTASRRQGIGLH; encoded by the exons ATGGCTACAgtctctgccctctcctctccctctgtcctctaccacctCCCAGAGCTCAACTTCTCCTCCTGCCCCTGTCCATCCATCCAGACCCTGAATGCCACCACACTGCCACCCCCCATCAACCCTCCTTCCTTTGGATTGTCCTGTTTCACCATGACCCTGGGTGGCCTTTCCAACCTAAGCGCCCTGGGCATCCTGGCCAAGTCCTATGTACGCTTCAGACAACGGGCCAAAGCTCCGTTCCTGCTGTTAGTGGGGGCTCTACTGCTAACCGACCTGGCTGGTAATTTGATCCCTGGTGCCTTTGCCCTCCATCTGCACCTGGGTCGGAGTCGGAGGCACAGGGTGGCTGCAGGAATGCGTGACACCACCGAGCCTGCCGGGATGTTCTGCCAACTGTTCGGTGCCAGCTTGGTGTTCTTCGGCCTGTGCCCTCTATTACTGGGCAGTGCCATGGCCGTGGAGCGTTGTATGGGCATTACCCAGCCCCTCCTCCACTCTGCCCTGATCACGGTGGCCCACATGCGTCTGGTTGTCCTCCTGCTGTCCTCCTTGGCCCTGCTGCTGGCCGGGCTCCCCCTGGTGGATGTGGGTAGTTACACAACCCAATTCCCTGGTACCTGGTGCTTTCTGACAGTCCACGGGCCGCTCTCCATGGCTGACGCCAGCCTGGCCCTCACCTTCTCCGGCCTGGGGCTCACGGCGCTCAGCCTCTCCCTGATTTGTAACACCCTGAGCGGGCTGGCACTGCTGCAGGCCAGGCTCAGCTCCCAGGGCATCAGGACAAACACTACAGCAGCACCTGGACGATATGGaagaacctcctcctctcccctacgcTCGCTGGATGTAGAGATGATGGCCCAGTTGACAATGATCACGATGGTGTCCTGTGTGTGCTGGAGCCCGTTTCTA atctccatctctctgctggtGGGTCAGTTCTGCCGCGGCGGGCGAGGCTCCAGCCACACGGTACGTCAGTCAGAGAGGCTGGTTCTGTTGGGCCTCCGCATGGCCACCTGGAACCAGATCCTAGACCCCTGGGTCTACATCCTGCTCAGACGGGCTGTGCTGCGCAGGGTCTTCCGCATCCTCCAGTCAGACTCCAGGTCCACCCCGACACAGAGCAGCTCCTGCACTACAGCCTCACGCAGACAGGGAATTGGACTACACTGA